One part of the Streptomyces sp. NBC_00286 genome encodes these proteins:
- the ku gene encoding non-homologous end joining protein Ku, which translates to MPAAAEAGGMDVPTMDVPTQAVWTGWIMFGLVSLPVQLFPATRRHGVDLHEVHATDGARIRHRRVCQAERREVDRPEIAKGYETPDGRTVVLREEDLEALPLLSKHVIEVLGFVPVDGLDPLLFSRGYYAAPHGQSGQRPYALLVAALARAERAAVAKVTLQSRERLAALWPRRDTLVVQTLLWPEEVREPGGMGSTTPVTGQELELASLLMAQLPSIDLTALHDEYAMALEQLVAAKESGGQPMPPPEPEPTGDLMAALEESLRKAADQGRTSG; encoded by the coding sequence GTGCCTGCTGCGGCGGAGGCTGGAGGCATGGATGTGCCCACGATGGATGTGCCCACGCAGGCGGTGTGGACCGGCTGGATCATGTTCGGCCTGGTCAGCCTGCCGGTGCAGTTGTTCCCCGCGACCCGACGGCACGGAGTGGATCTGCACGAAGTGCACGCCACCGACGGTGCCCGCATCCGGCACCGGCGTGTCTGCCAAGCCGAGCGTCGCGAGGTCGACAGGCCCGAGATCGCGAAAGGATATGAGACCCCGGACGGACGCACTGTGGTGCTGCGGGAAGAAGACCTCGAGGCCCTGCCGCTGCTCAGCAAGCATGTCATCGAGGTCCTCGGATTCGTCCCCGTCGACGGCCTGGACCCGCTCCTGTTCTCCCGCGGCTACTACGCCGCGCCGCACGGGCAGTCCGGGCAGCGGCCGTACGCACTGCTGGTAGCCGCACTGGCCAGAGCTGAGCGCGCAGCCGTGGCCAAGGTGACGCTGCAGTCCAGAGAGCGCTTGGCCGCACTGTGGCCGCGCCGCGACACTCTGGTTGTCCAGACCCTCCTGTGGCCCGAAGAAGTACGCGAACCCGGCGGCATGGGATCGACCACGCCGGTGACCGGGCAAGAACTGGAGCTCGCCTCCCTGCTGATGGCCCAGCTGCCCAGCATCGACCTCACCGCGCTGCACGACGAATACGCCATGGCGCTTGAGCAACTGGTCGCGGCGAAGGAATCCGGAGGCCAACCAATGCCGCCTCCTGAGCCGGAACCGACGGGGGACTTGATGGCCGCGCTGGAGGAGAGCCTACGCAAAGCCGCAGACCAGGGCCGCACGTCGGGCTGA
- a CDS encoding aromatic ring-hydroxylating dioxygenase subunit alpha, with protein sequence MTGTDSDGARSGRRSGHRDPNAGMTDLRRVGANPDFWYPVALSRSVRSMRVIATAFAGERIALYRGESGAVYALEDRCAHRQVPLSMGVVEGETLRCCYHAWAYRGDGRISQIPYLSKGDGRPPRGVRGYPVREAYGLVFAFPGDPEKAAVTALPDLPAFGSPKYKTMTFSRTVRCHYSFMHENLLDMNHQFLHRGVVGRLHPELLEHRTGPRSVEARYLFTHAGGKRNRSASLLAAEGIGGSDSADVMTIRTDYPYQTLDLVPEGAEGPAYCLWAAYVPEDAEQRMCHAYGLLMIEKPGIPGVLHLGWPFIRRFTERVFAEDRMAVEAEQRAWEEQGEDRNHEVFPLILDVREVLRTNGVPLRPQAAAFDADPSSDGPASAPGDHPAGPAALEGPKSSTELPGG encoded by the coding sequence ATGACCGGGACCGACTCCGACGGGGCCAGGAGCGGTCGGCGCTCGGGACACCGCGATCCGAATGCGGGCATGACCGACCTGCGGCGCGTCGGGGCGAACCCGGACTTCTGGTACCCGGTCGCGCTGTCCCGCAGCGTGCGCAGCATGAGAGTGATCGCGACCGCGTTCGCCGGTGAGCGCATCGCGCTCTACCGCGGGGAGAGCGGTGCCGTCTACGCGCTGGAGGACCGGTGCGCCCACCGGCAGGTGCCGCTGAGCATGGGCGTCGTGGAGGGCGAGACACTCCGCTGCTGCTATCACGCGTGGGCCTATCGTGGCGACGGTCGCATCTCTCAGATCCCGTACCTGTCCAAGGGCGATGGCCGGCCGCCGCGCGGCGTGCGCGGCTACCCCGTCCGCGAGGCATACGGCCTGGTCTTCGCCTTCCCGGGCGACCCGGAGAAAGCAGCGGTCACCGCGCTGCCCGACCTGCCGGCCTTCGGCTCACCGAAGTACAAGACCATGACCTTCTCCCGGACGGTGCGCTGCCACTACTCGTTCATGCACGAGAACCTGCTCGACATGAACCACCAGTTCCTCCACCGGGGTGTCGTCGGCAGGCTCCACCCGGAGCTGCTGGAACACCGGACCGGCCCGCGTTCGGTGGAGGCCAGGTACCTGTTCACCCATGCCGGAGGTAAGCGGAACCGCAGCGCCTCCCTGCTGGCCGCCGAGGGCATCGGCGGCAGCGACTCCGCCGACGTGATGACCATCCGCACCGATTACCCGTACCAGACCCTTGACCTGGTCCCGGAGGGCGCCGAAGGTCCGGCCTACTGTCTGTGGGCCGCGTACGTGCCCGAGGACGCCGAGCAGCGCATGTGTCACGCCTACGGCCTACTCATGATCGAGAAGCCCGGGATTCCCGGCGTCCTTCATCTGGGCTGGCCGTTCATCAGGCGGTTCACCGAGCGCGTGTTCGCCGAGGACCGCATGGCCGTCGAAGCCGAGCAACGGGCGTGGGAGGAGCAGGGCGAGGACCGCAATCACGAGGTCTTCCCCTTGATCCTGGATGTCCGGGAGGTGCTGCGCACCAACGGCGTCCCGCTCCGCCCCCAGGCTGCCGCGTTCGACGCCGATCCGTCGTCCGACGGCCCGGCGTCGGCGCCCGGCGACCACCCCGCAGGACCGGCCGCCCTCGAGGGCCCGAAGTCCTCGACAGAGTTGCCGGGCGGGTGA